In one uncultured Methanoregula sp. genomic region, the following are encoded:
- a CDS encoding MEMO1 family protein, with translation MKMRTCAVAGMFYPRDPSHLEQLLETFFRETRPEGNPVGIVSPHAGYVYSGQVAAHAFGSLDPDFSGTFVLIGPSHRGYLSCVSEVPWETPLGVVETDTEFIRALDIETDEFSHRDEHSLEVQVPFIKYRFPRARIAPVMMGQQDYSSAKRLGEKIIAAARRTKRDIRIVASSDFSHYVPEMKAKTDDRYAIEPLETLDTREFYRRIEERQVTACGYGPIAAMVTACGSLGATRARLIRYATSGDITGDNKQVVGYAAIAVM, from the coding sequence ATGAAAATGCGTACATGCGCAGTGGCCGGCATGTTTTATCCGCGGGATCCGTCGCACCTTGAGCAGCTGCTCGAAACGTTTTTCCGCGAAACCCGACCGGAAGGTAATCCGGTTGGCATCGTATCACCCCATGCAGGGTATGTCTATTCTGGTCAGGTTGCAGCCCACGCGTTTGGTTCCCTGGATCCGGATTTTTCCGGTACGTTTGTGCTCATCGGCCCGTCCCACCGGGGATACCTGAGTTGCGTATCAGAGGTCCCGTGGGAAACTCCGCTCGGCGTGGTTGAAACTGACACGGAATTTATCCGTGCCCTTGATATCGAGACCGACGAGTTCTCCCACCGGGACGAGCACTCCCTCGAGGTGCAGGTGCCGTTCATCAAGTACCGCTTTCCCCGGGCCCGTATTGCCCCCGTCATGATGGGGCAGCAGGATTATTCCAGCGCAAAGCGGCTTGGAGAGAAGATCATAGCAGCAGCCCGGAGAACAAAACGGGATATCAGGATCGTGGCATCCAGTGATTTCTCGCATTACGTTCCCGAAATGAAGGCAAAGACCGATGACCGGTACGCCATCGAACCACTGGAAACCCTCGATACCCGGGAGTTTTACCGGCGGATCGAGGAGCGTCAGGTTACGGCCTGCGGGTATGGTCCGATTGCGGCAATGGTGACTGCCTGCGGCAGTCTTGGTGCAACAAGAGCCAGGCTCATCCGGTACGCGACCAGCGGGGATATAACCGGGGACAATAAACAAGTCGTGGGGTACGCGGCCATCGCGGTGATGTAG
- the mvk gene encoding mevalonate kinase — MATWSAPGKVFLFGEHAVVYGKPGIAMAIKPRVFVTVRNTKRPQRAKSPYIDGCFDAMGVVGSVYINSQIPSSSGLGSSAAVTVATLSAINDEFSLHKTREDIANMAFEIEKTVQKGRASPTDTTVSTYGGIVFISGGSRRRLPPQNLHLVIGDSLVSHSTARMVEQVAELKKKHPEIIDPVLDAIEGVSMSAIHHLNNPRELGRYMNMNQSLLEVLGVGHPQLSRLILAARSAGAFGAKITGAGGGGCMVALCPKQFKHRIAGAIEASEARAIVTGIDTEGVRKEKNV; from the coding sequence TTGGCAACGTGGAGTGCGCCGGGCAAGGTATTTTTGTTCGGCGAGCATGCAGTAGTATACGGAAAGCCCGGCATAGCCATGGCCATAAAGCCCCGGGTGTTTGTGACCGTGCGGAACACCAAGCGTCCCCAGCGGGCAAAATCCCCCTACATCGACGGATGTTTCGACGCAATGGGCGTAGTGGGAAGCGTGTACATCAACTCGCAGATCCCAAGCTCCTCGGGGCTTGGGTCATCGGCGGCCGTGACGGTTGCCACGCTCTCGGCTATCAACGACGAATTCTCCCTCCACAAGACAAGGGAAGATATAGCGAACATGGCATTTGAGATCGAGAAGACGGTGCAGAAAGGGCGGGCGAGCCCGACCGATACGACGGTATCCACGTACGGGGGGATCGTGTTCATCAGTGGCGGGTCGCGGCGGCGCCTGCCTCCCCAGAATCTGCATCTCGTCATCGGGGACTCGCTCGTCTCCCACAGCACGGCGAGGATGGTCGAGCAGGTCGCGGAGCTCAAGAAGAAGCATCCCGAGATCATCGATCCCGTCCTGGATGCCATTGAAGGCGTGAGCATGAGTGCCATCCACCACCTTAATAACCCCCGCGAACTGGGGCGTTACATGAACATGAACCAGTCCCTCCTGGAAGTGCTCGGTGTCGGCCACCCGCAACTCTCAAGGCTCATCCTTGCCGCCCGCTCTGCCGGTGCGTTCGGCGCAAAGATCACGGGTGCCGGGGGAGGGGGATGCATGGTTGCTCTCTGCCCCAAGCAGTTCAAACACCGGATTGCCGGGGCCATCGAGGCGAGCGAAGCCCGGGCTATCGTGACCGGTATCGACACCGAGGGTGTCCGCAAGGAGAAAAATGTCTGA
- the rpsB gene encoding 30S ribosomal protein S2 — MTAANEMEIELKEPLIPVEEYLAAGVHIGTQQKSEDMKKFIYRVRGDGLYILDIRETDARIKTVAKFLTQYEAPNLLVVTSRQYGQYPAKKFADTIGAMSATGRFIPGLLTNPVLDGYIEPTAIVVTDPIGDAQVINEAVQCGIPVVALCDTNNMTKFVDLVIPTNNKGRKALSMIYFLLTREMLRLRGISTALTPEDFETEF; from the coding sequence ATGACCGCAGCAAATGAAATGGAAATTGAATTAAAAGAGCCGCTCATCCCCGTCGAGGAATACCTTGCAGCCGGTGTCCACATCGGTACCCAGCAGAAGAGCGAGGACATGAAGAAGTTCATTTACCGCGTCCGCGGCGATGGGCTGTATATTCTCGATATCCGCGAGACTGATGCACGGATCAAGACCGTTGCAAAGTTCTTGACCCAGTACGAGGCCCCGAATCTCCTTGTCGTCACATCCCGACAGTACGGCCAGTACCCGGCCAAGAAGTTCGCCGATACAATCGGTGCAATGTCTGCAACCGGCCGGTTCATCCCGGGACTCCTGACAAACCCAGTATTAGATGGCTATATCGAGCCGACGGCCATCGTTGTCACAGACCCGATCGGTGACGCACAGGTCATCAACGAGGCGGTCCAGTGTGGTATTCCGGTTGTTGCGCTCTGCGACACCAACAACATGACCAAGTTCGTTGACCTGGTCATCCCGACCAACAACAAGGGTAGAAAGGCGCTCTCGATGATCTACTTCCTCTTAACACGCGAGATGCTCCGGCTCCGCGGAATCTCAACAGCACTCACCCCTGAGGATTTCGAGACCGAATTCTAA
- the eno gene encoding phosphopyruvate hydratase → MTIIEVIELRTILDSRGNPTVEADVYTASGFGRSAAPSGASTGSLEAKVLPPREAIENAFTNVIPALIGMDATDQEGFDEQLRDIDGTADFSGIGANISVALSLANAKAAASSLDMPLFRYLGGAFAKELPLPLGNVIGGGAHAANATEIQEFLVVPGGAADTEEAVFANAAVHRHVKDLLKKHGKSCGKGDEGAWAPQIDDALAFELIAEATGLVADELNVEVDMGLDVAASQMWDGSAYKYRNTVRSTEDQVAYIAELVDKYNLVYVEDPLHEDDFDAFAELNSQVGNRCLICGDDIFVTQVDRIMQGIEKDAANCVLIKPNQVGTLTDTFEAVRLAHTHGLDTVMSHRSGETTDTTIAHLATAFSCVFLKCGIVGGERIAKLNELIRIEEQI, encoded by the coding sequence ATGACGATCATTGAGGTTATCGAGCTGCGGACGATTCTGGACAGCCGGGGCAACCCGACCGTTGAAGCCGACGTGTATACCGCGAGCGGTTTCGGGCGGTCGGCAGCCCCGAGCGGCGCCAGCACCGGTTCCCTTGAGGCGAAGGTCCTGCCTCCCCGGGAGGCGATCGAGAACGCCTTTACAAATGTCATCCCCGCCCTTATCGGGATGGATGCGACCGACCAGGAAGGATTTGACGAGCAGCTCCGGGATATCGACGGGACCGCCGATTTCTCCGGGATAGGGGCCAACATATCTGTTGCCCTCTCGCTCGCGAACGCGAAAGCGGCAGCGTCATCGCTGGACATGCCGCTCTTCCGCTACCTTGGCGGGGCATTTGCAAAGGAGCTCCCGCTCCCGCTCGGCAATGTCATCGGTGGCGGAGCCCATGCGGCAAACGCAACCGAGATCCAGGAGTTCCTTGTTGTTCCGGGCGGTGCAGCGGATACTGAAGAAGCAGTATTCGCAAACGCGGCCGTCCACCGGCATGTCAAGGACCTCTTGAAGAAGCACGGAAAATCCTGCGGCAAGGGTGATGAGGGTGCGTGGGCACCGCAGATAGACGATGCCCTCGCATTTGAGCTCATTGCCGAGGCGACCGGACTTGTTGCCGACGAACTGAATGTAGAGGTTGACATGGGGCTTGACGTTGCAGCAAGCCAGATGTGGGACGGAAGCGCATACAAGTACCGCAACACGGTGCGATCAACGGAAGACCAGGTTGCCTATATTGCAGAACTTGTCGATAAGTACAACCTTGTCTATGTTGAAGATCCCCTCCATGAGGATGATTTCGATGCCTTTGCCGAACTCAACAGCCAGGTTGGCAACCGCTGCCTGATCTGCGGGGACGATATCTTCGTAACCCAGGTCGATCGCATCATGCAGGGCATCGAGAAGGACGCAGCCAACTGCGTGCTGATCAAGCCAAACCAGGTCGGAACGCTCACTGACACGTTTGAAGCGGTCCGGCTTGCCCACACCCATGGTCTGGACACGGTGATGAGCCACCGATCCGGCGAAACTACCGATACAACTATTGCTCACCTTGCTACCGCATTCTCGTGTGTTTTCCTGAAATGCGGTATCGTGGGCGGAGAACGCATTGCAAAATTAAACGAACTGATACGCATTGAGGAACAGATATGA